The segment ttcattatcagtgcgagacaaataggtattttaatgatgacgttcgtggtatattggaaaataatgtccgcggcatctctttgatctcggcaataactgtagaaGAACAACCCATAATCAATAAACAGTGTATATCATAATGTCATACCCTTTATCGAAGTACACAATCATTGTATTAGCATATCATTTGCTCACCAAAACATCCATAGCACTGTGTGTTGACACACCAGTTACTTACCAAAATCATCATGATGTATAATTGTAATGATTCAACGTTAACTCATCAATCATTGTGATATCCATCGTTGTAATGACCCAACGTTCAATCTTTAAAACCATTACGATTGTTTGCATTATCCTCTTTTAGTAAAATGAACGCGAATAGATACAGTTCCAATTATATTTCAGCAACGATTGTATTGAATTGAATGCATTGTATATATAAGATCAATCGTTTAATATCTTAATAAATCTAACATTAAAGGTGTATCatatatgtatgtaataatATTCATATCAACATCGTATTTAACACATCTAGAATATGTTCTACCCCTATGGAAATGCACTGTATgcagttattacatgtacactcGATATTTGGTTTTCACAGTTTTGCCAAAACATAAATGTATCGTATACTTTCAGGTGGTATGGGTACCCTGCCGATATTAATATGgattaatgacatttttataaaaatacttttaccggtttagaatcttcaaattttaaaatatttaaccacAATATAGGTTATAACTAATAAAAATCttcgtaaaaataaaattttaaaatctctacGGAATTAGAAATCATGACTAACAGATTTTTAGTGAACCCTCTGAACCATTGTGCTACGAAAAAGAGgctgtttataaaactgcatTTTATTTATAGTCTATGTTGATATATTACACGTCGCAACATGGAAGTGTTCCATACTACATTCAGTTACAAATTTATTCAtgtatttgttacatgtaattaagattACATAAAGAGATAGGGAAATCTTCATCATAAAGAATTTGCTGCACTTCGCTACACCTTTTTTCATTGATATGATCGATATTCTAAGACTAAGAGTTAGCTAAGTTCAAAATTTGTCGACGCAAAGAATTgacataatgttaaaaaatacaagTGGAGTAATACTTGGTAATAAATGAATGATTACCTTTTTCAAAAATACTTATCATTACGTTAACATCGGACATACCTTGTTCACACCTATCGCCTTGAAATCCAGGATCACACTCTACACATGTGCCATTTTCCATGTGACACTTTAAGCAATTAACATCTGGACAGCAGTCAGCTCCATAGAATTTGCCGACAATTGAGCATCCTGAAAAATACGTTTGATTACTGTGCGTGTGAGCAGCTAATGAAATGTACACTTTGTCAATTCGACATTCTAAACGTGTTCTTGGATTGATTATACGCAAGTacaatttaaacattataatttACGATGCCTTTATTTCCTTCTGTTCCAtagatagattttttaaaatgtcccTTTCCATCGGAAGATCTTATTGTCATTACTTTGTTTCTTCTCCACTATTTTTCCCCTGTTACATGAACATAAAGAACACGTACCATACACCTCAACTTCACAAAGGTCAGCTTCCACAGATCTTTGATATCCGTAAGGGTAAACAAATCCTGGTACTCTCTCATTGTAGTATATGACGTACTGTCCATGCACTGGACAGGTGATGTTAAAGACGGATGGCATCGTGTCTGGTGTAAAGTTGGCGTCCTTGAAACACTGTATTCCTTGTAATCTGTCTGTTGTATTGGAGATGTACAGTGAGAATCCCAGGTATGTCAAAATATGCCCACTAATACGACCtagtataaacaatgaaataattaaaaaaaactagaacAAAGGTAATTGCAAAGCAACAAATAGCTCTTCCTTTGCAACTGTGAGTCAAACAATGTTGTTATGCATGCAAAAAGTGCACAATGAAATAATGATAACCTAGCAGTGTCCCcgttttactgaaaaataatactTGCTCCAACTTAggtatcaaaataaataatcaaataaaatgtttaactaTTTATAATAACTTTACTACTAGgtgtttcatattaaatttaCCGAAGACTTTCcctatgaattttaaaatgatatggaGCATTACCAGTCAGGAAGTATATGGTGATGTGATTGATGTTGTGGACGCTGGTTAGGTTCACCCACCAAATGGCTAATTCTCTGGCAGCTGATACAGCACATTGACCTCCATTCCATGTCAAGTCAGATTTACGTCCGTCTACAGCGTTACTGGCGTCGTACGTTTCGTCACCTGGCTTCCATTGGTTCTGTTGGTATGCTGGTTTGTTTAGGGCAACATTAACTGTAAGCACAAAATCAAATTTACCTTTCTTGAAGGCAATTAGAAACGATTTCAATCacatatatactagtagttCATTTAGAAAACTTTTATCCGTTGCTTACAAGAAGCAACTGGAATCCTCAATACAGGACATGGTTTCACAAAAGCATCGTAAATCCTACGTAGTACGTAAGTGGGACGTAGGTTAATTTTGGGTGTTTCACGAAAGAGACGTAAATTACGCAGCGTCGTATGTAACGTCGTAAATCTACGTCACCTCGGAAGTGGCGTAAATCTACGTTTTAGCGTCATTATCTCAATAAGACTAGTTGGTGTATATGCTGTTTGATGACGAACAGGTGCTTCAAAATGTACATGTGAACACTGTATTTTAGGGACAGACAGTCCGCGGGACCTCCCCGAATCGCAAAATTTACATcctatttttcttaatatttcgACAGAGTCAATCTAAGGgtctttattataaatttaatgagcaatttttataattttaaaatcaaaaaggtttatCAGAAATAAAGATCATAGCTTgtccttttaaaaaaagttagctgatttttttttatttccattgaCAAAGTATAAGTTCATTGACAAAATTACAATGTGACAGTCCtaattttgactttttaacTAACTAAATTGCATTGTCAGATAAATCTGCTTTCATAACATTACTTGGTTTACATTACTAAATCTTCAATTTTTGCAGACAATACATAATAGAGTTCTTCTTGacgattttaattttgttgtacGATGATTTAAAGTCAGAATAAAGGTGTATTAACAAAATTTGctctttttttgaaaacttgatGAATTAACGCGTTAGTCtaataaatatgtaataattcgttaatatagttattataatatCATCTTTGTCTGCCTTTTTTGTTTGCCAGATTAGCTACTGGTTCGAAATACCCGGAAATGACACGCAATACACTAAAAGGTGGTGTcggaaaacaagaggcccatgtgccacatcgctcacctgagaaacaataggtatgataaagtcagcttaatggagtcattatacaaacaatctggacaatgtacaataatacatgtagatcctgtataaataaaatccattttcccccctcGATATTCTTatctttataatcattagtcccttttctaacaggatgattgccaatatttacaagagcagaccttaatcaccgctcctgcacatatatagggactcaacgttacgcatgCAGGGATGActgcacacctacgcaactaaacaggtaccaacgtttacgcaagcagggagtgccgcacactgcGCTAGAAaagccagaacaccagcagggatgaccacacactagtgctccgctgcaaccaccaccaatacaagcagggatgaccccactcttgtattaatgcgatacagggcagggatgaccgcataCTCTGCATCGTAGGTTAGAAAACACGAAATTATATAGAGCAGGGATATACTTACACTCAATCTATCCCAatctgttcaagtttaaccccaatcTGTTCAATTTTCaccccaaacagtcgctcaATGTAACTCAATAGACATTGTCCCtttatatgtgccggcctacaataattcataatatttaaaaattggaaatcaaaaataaacaaactaatccgtcCTAACCCAAAaatacttatgcagaacaacttatatacattgaatatttattattgaataaaaataatcatcacaataattggatAACAGTGGatgtattaattaaaacaatcaaaaatcaataaatcatgggcaataactcaatacagtaatgcaaaaagattctaatgaaaaaatagctgcctgcttcaattttatagtcatatcacatgttgagtattgcagttctcaaaaagaccctttacaattgtttatatatgggatatttagctacatcaaactctgaaccttcttgtgaagccaaagaattgtcctggggccaaagtcttaacaattacaaagaatcatcttgctgattagtttctgagaagaagattcttaaagatttactctatatattcctatgtaaaactttaacaccccccccccccaattgtggcctcaccctacccccagggatcatgatttttacaactttgaatttacactacctgaggatgccttcacacaaatttcagctgtcctggctgattagtttctgagaaaaagatttttaaagatttactctatatattcctttgtaaaacttcgaccccccattgtgaccccaccctacccccagggatcatgatttttacaactttgaatttacactacctgaggatgcctccacacaaatttcagctgtcctggctgattagtttctgagaaaaagatttttaaagatttactcgatatattcctttgtaaaacttcgaccccccattgtgaccccaccctaaccccggggatcatgattttcacaactttgaatctacactacctgaggatgcttccacacaagtttcagctttcctggcagattagtttctgagaagaagatttttaaagatttactctatatattcctatgtaaaacttcgaccccccaatgtggccccaccctacacctgggggtcatgattttcacaactatgaatctacaccacctgatgatgctttcacacaaggtTTAGCTTTCGTGGCTGacaagtttctgagaagaagatttttaaagatttactctatatattcctttgtaaaacttcgacccccccccccattgtggccccaccctacccccggggatcatgattttcacaattttgaatctacactacctgaggatgcttccacacaagtgtcagctttcctggcctattagtttctgagaggaagattttttaagatatactctatatattcatatgttaaaatttcgacccccccattgttgcccaaccctacccctgggggtcatgattttcacaattaagtatctacactacctgaggatgctttcacacaagtttcagcgttcctggtcttatggttcatgggaagaagatttttgaaaatttctcgaaaattttcataaattcctaattatctccctttgcaaaagggcgtgattcttaattttcacaactttgaatccccttaggcaaagaatgctttgtgccaagtttggttgaaattggcccagtggttcttgagaagatgttgaaaatgtgaaaagtttacagacagacggacagacggacagacagacggacagacggacgacagacaaaatgtgatcagaatagctcacttgagctttcagctcaggtgagctaaaaaccctATCAGGTTTCCTGTAATATCTTCTTTCTGTTAATACCAAACAGcttactgtaaacatattttacatattttacaacCCAAGTTATAAATAGGGATTCGAAATACCCAAAATTActatatctatctatttatctatttatctatctatctatctatttttttttcttttgttacaaaatcaaataaaatcgaACACCCCATGATCACAGTCAAAAAGAGGTCATTTCACTACAAAAAAATATGGGCTTAGCAAATGAAGTAAATTCACtaacaaactttaaaatagTAAATATTTGAAGCAAATACAATCAAAATATACATCTTACCTAATGTTACATAACATTACAATGTTACATTTTGCAGAATTATTGAGTTATGCCTACAAATTGACGTATTGCTACTTGGCAACTCTATGAGATGCGTTAAACGAATTCTACAGGCGAGAACAGATATGTATCAAATCGATTAAAAAATGGTTTATTTAAAAGCAActgatctttaaaaatttagtaAATCCCGATCCAATTAGAATTCACTTcgcataatatattttttaaaatcttgtttaaaatatatgacaCGAAAAACTTAAGAACAATGATGGATAATATTGAAAGTGGGTTCCAGGGTTAATCCGTCCACAATTCAGGAAGATGTTGACAACATGCATATCTTCTATGTTAAAGactactgtaaacgtactacatttggcggtgtattctatttagcgcttttggcgaAGTGCGGCcctccgctaaatcaagtacatcgttAAGGGGGATgtctacaccaaataagtgtaggagatttttgttgcatgcatttgttactaataataggcaaagtattcaacaataatatacCTCAAAGTACAATACTCTAATTTtaagagatttttaaaatatcagtccagataaccccttatatgtcaaatttttaaacatttctgttttaaaactcTAATGACAgtgaaatgttataaagtttgaaaatgaaaaacaaaataatcatgaatgaagtttgtatgatttttattggaatccacataaatatgaaactaaaatatttaaaaattcttttaaggcaaactgctggatGGAATcccacaaaaatctgaaaaattaataGAAGCAAAATTAGTTggttaatgaaatgaaaacaaaaattgaatgaaattgaaaaattcggtgcgtctttttaccccattgaaccccaatgaaccccaatgataccccaatgaaccccaatgataccccaatgaaccccaatgaaccccaatgataccccaatgaaccccaatgataccccaatgataccccaatgataccccaatgaaccccaatgttaccccaatgatacccaaaTACACCTAATGATACCCCTATGATACCAAATGATATCCCAAtaaaccccaatgatacccttATGAACTTTGAAACATTAATACCCCAATGAAACTAAATGTGTGCATAGTTAAAAGATCTTCCGCGCAAGCGTGTGAATAAACACCgtgcatgtatataattaatatcaaggggttatttttcctttttgtttttgttcatttttgacctaaagtttttcttaattcttttttaaaaactattctttaaaattaaaataaaaaatccaaaccaTGGCTGAATATTTAGTGGAGCTGGcagggttttaaaaaatccacacTGAAATggatgaaatataaaatttgttccAAGGTCAAATttctctataattttttattactgtccCAAATAAGAATATAAAGCAATTGGGGagcaaaattaaaaagcaattgGGGAGAGAGGGGTTATCCCATTCAACTTTCCCGTTTTCTGCATTCATCATTTATTCGTTAAGACGTATAACACAATCcgttcattgtttacaaataaagtaTAAGTATTATAACTACCAATCCGCTGTGCATCTTCCCAattcaagggtttctgatccgcaacGCTTCTCAAAAATCGGTTTATATATAGCGGAGCGTATCAGAAAATCTTGAACTGGGAAGATGTCTGTCatggtataaaaatgaaattataaaacgCTAGCGTATGCGTGTTTATTTGCATCAGATTTGCTTGATCAAAAGTATCAGTCCAATTGTTAACTCGCCTTAAACATCCGCgttcatgaaaatttaaacacACCCCACCGACAATCTTCAATTGTTATTACGCACCCCTTTCCACTAAGCATTGGCTATTACGACGTACAGTTCGGTATGCGACGTTCAACTCCGATCTCCGACTGTATATGTCGTCAAGttattttaaggtcaagatctagtaaatgaaaggtgcctacaggtttatgaaattcaaaatataaattcttttaatgatgcttcataacaatatctttgtttcatagggtgtaccggggcttaaatttttggtaagcgcaataaaaaatcttgttttaaacaaccattttctatgaaggATAAAAGCAACAtatttcggagttttgtccattttttacaattgaaatgtatctagaatgcctacagtctctccaaaaacggcattaaacaagctcttgacctcctctttaaaatgatgtcaaattgaatataggtaccgggattacttttcccgtgattaaatatCGAATGTCAGaatattattttctacataattactttaaagccgtaaaatacgggaaaagattcatcaaatcaattatgacgtcataatggttctagcaccaaaaagatactcgggaatcatttactagatcttgaccttagaAGTCGACGTCAACTTCCATTGCAGGGCGGATCCACGATTtgaagttgggggggggggtgtcagtTTTTGGCAGGGGGTTTAGGGCTGCATTGACGCTGGAAGCTCCTGGATTATAGAAATTTTGTACGGAAAAGTCTTcgaatttttcactttttttaaatgtctttattaaaagtatttagaatttttaaagatttgtagATTCGCCCTTGGAAGCTCGTGGATTCTAGAGATTCGTAGGGCGGAAATgaagttttcaaattttgacatttgtGTATGGTGGCAtttctctgccccttgtgtgcaagttatttttctatcaaatatgtcgacatgcaagataaatatgttgaccaAAACCCTCTGCCGTGCAGAAATATTAGAAATATTCTTACGAATGGCTGTAAATTAATCTGTTTTAAAGAATCAAGTTTAATGGTACGGTGtaaatgaagtttttaaaaaagataacca is part of the Magallana gigas chromosome 3, xbMagGiga1.1, whole genome shotgun sequence genome and harbors:
- the LOC109619375 gene encoding uncharacterized protein, coding for MYHLQPVLNVGCSFVPWVRVITNMYIICLCVGLFAISSAYVNVALNKPAYQQNQWKPGDETYDASNAVDGRKSDLTWNGGQCAVSAARELAIWWVNLTSVHNINHITIYFLTGRISGHILTYLGFSLYISNTTDRLQGIQCFKDANFTPDTMPSVFNITCPVHGQYVIYYNERVPGFVYPYGYQRSVEADLCEVEVYGCSIVGKFYGADCCPDVNCLKCHMENGTCVECDPGFQGDRCEQGMSDVNVMISIFEKGNHSFITKYYSTCIF